The proteins below are encoded in one region of Fibrella aestuarina BUZ 2:
- a CDS encoding Crp/Fnr family transcriptional regulator: protein MESAPTHPLLTYLQALTTLPPDLQVAILDRLRRETYLRRQWVLQPGQQADRIYFIEQGVVRGYYLKEGREVTSWFMREGDFIISIVSFYTRQPAQEYIELLTDGTLWSITYEQLQQLYRDYPAFNLVGRLLTEKYYVLSEQRSLNLRMQTASERYQQLLIDFPMIFSRVPLKHIASHLGISAETLSRLRGRKT from the coding sequence ATGGAATCCGCCCCAACACACCCGTTGCTGACGTACCTGCAAGCCCTGACGACCCTGCCGCCCGATCTACAGGTCGCAATCCTGGATAGGCTCCGGCGCGAAACGTACCTGCGCCGGCAATGGGTGCTGCAACCCGGTCAGCAAGCCGATCGGATTTATTTCATCGAGCAGGGCGTGGTGCGGGGCTATTACCTTAAAGAAGGGCGCGAAGTCACGTCCTGGTTCATGCGTGAGGGCGATTTCATCATCTCCATCGTCAGCTTTTACACCCGCCAGCCAGCGCAGGAATACATCGAATTGCTGACCGACGGTACACTCTGGTCGATTACCTACGAGCAACTCCAGCAACTGTATCGCGACTACCCGGCGTTCAATCTGGTGGGGCGGTTGCTGACGGAGAAATACTACGTGCTCAGCGAACAGCGGTCGTTGAACCTGCGCATGCAGACCGCCAGCGAACGCTACCAGCAATTGCTGATCGACTTTCCCATGATTTTTAGTCGGGTGCCACTCAAGCACATCGCCTCGCACCTGGGCATTTCAGCCGAAACGCTGAGCCGGTTACGAGGACGAAAAACGTAA
- a CDS encoding rhamnogalacturonan acetylesterase: MSAYRLLFLAGLLLCLAGIPPQQPTLYIIGDSTVRNGSGVGANSQWGWGSVIHTHFDTTRLAIENRAIGGRSSRTFLTEGRWDAILQTLKPGDFVLMQFGHNDGGAINDTTRARGSIRGTGDETEAIDNLLTKKHEIVHSYGWYMRKYINDTKAKGATPIVCSLVPRNVWKDGRVERGSASYGRWAAESAQSAGAYFIDLNEIIARKYEAGYDEAKLKADFFPADHTHTNRAGAELNAAAVIEGLRQLPACSLNRYVVAQGK; this comes from the coding sequence ATGTCTGCATACCGTCTTCTTTTTCTGGCTGGTTTACTGCTTTGTCTGGCGGGTATTCCACCGCAGCAACCAACGCTGTACATCATTGGCGATTCCACCGTTCGCAACGGGTCGGGGGTGGGGGCCAATAGCCAGTGGGGCTGGGGAAGCGTCATCCACACCCATTTCGACACCACGCGGCTGGCGATCGAGAACCGGGCTATCGGTGGACGGAGTAGCCGCACGTTTCTCACCGAAGGCCGTTGGGATGCCATCCTGCAAACCCTAAAACCGGGCGATTTCGTGCTGATGCAGTTTGGTCACAACGACGGCGGCGCCATTAACGACACCACCCGGGCGCGGGGCAGTATCCGGGGTACTGGCGACGAAACGGAAGCGATTGACAACCTGCTGACGAAGAAGCACGAGATCGTTCACTCCTATGGCTGGTACATGCGGAAGTACATCAACGATACGAAAGCGAAAGGAGCCACGCCCATTGTTTGTTCGCTGGTCCCGCGTAACGTCTGGAAAGATGGCCGGGTGGAGCGGGGGTCGGCGAGCTACGGCCGGTGGGCCGCCGAGAGCGCCCAGTCGGCAGGGGCGTATTTTATCGACCTCAACGAGATCATTGCCCGGAAATACGAAGCCGGTTACGATGAAGCTAAATTGAAAGCCGATTTCTTTCCCGCTGACCATACCCACACCAACCGGGCCGGGGCTGAACTGAATGCGGCCGCAGTTATCGAGGGGCTCCGGCAGTTACCAGCCTGCTCGCTCAACCGCTACGTCGTTGCGCAAGGCAAGTGA
- a CDS encoding NUDIX hydrolase: protein MQTLEFPNDPLPWQVEQSDYIHRERWFTVRKDAIRMAGGGYIPDYYILEYPDWINVVAVTTAGDLVLIRQYRHGVAGVHYELCAGCIDPGEDPLAAAQRELLEETGFGGGTWQPLMTLSANPGTHANLTYCFLALGVEKLQEQELEITEEISVHLIPRAEVLPLLDSGQVMQSLHAAPLLRYLVGGH from the coding sequence ATGCAGACCCTTGAGTTCCCCAACGATCCGCTGCCCTGGCAGGTTGAACAGTCCGATTATATCCACCGCGAACGCTGGTTTACTGTCCGTAAAGACGCCATCCGTATGGCCGGAGGCGGCTACATTCCGGATTATTACATCCTGGAATACCCCGACTGGATCAACGTGGTGGCGGTCACGACGGCGGGCGACCTGGTGCTGATCCGGCAATACCGGCACGGGGTGGCGGGGGTGCACTACGAACTCTGCGCGGGCTGTATCGACCCCGGCGAAGACCCACTGGCAGCGGCGCAACGCGAACTGCTCGAAGAAACGGGTTTCGGCGGCGGGACCTGGCAACCGCTGATGACACTGTCGGCCAACCCCGGCACCCACGCCAACCTGACCTATTGCTTTTTGGCGCTGGGCGTGGAAAAATTACAAGAACAGGAACTCGAAATCACGGAGGAGATTTCGGTCCACCTCATCCCCCGCGCCGAGGTGCTGCCCCTACTCGACAGCGGGCAAGTTATGCAATCGCTGCACGCCGCGCCCCTGCTGCGGTATTTGGTGGGTGGTCATTAG
- a CDS encoding SDR family oxidoreductase, with amino-acid sequence MASTQNELGGKVALVTGAGSGIGKAAALLMGKQGATVIALSRTDKEINETVAEIEQQGGKGLALTADIANADDMKRVCDTIDQQFGRLDIVFANAGINGVWAPIDELQPEEWQKTIDNNLTGTYLTIHFAVPMLKRQGGAIVITASVNGTRIFSNTGSTAYSCTKAAQVAMAQLLALELAKDKIRVNVVCPGAIDTNIDDSAQQRDIEQIKEPAEFPQGSIPLTDGKPGTSEEVADLVLFLVSDRARHITGTPVWIDGAESLLMG; translated from the coding sequence ATGGCATCAACACAGAACGAATTAGGGGGAAAAGTGGCGCTTGTTACGGGTGCCGGGTCGGGCATCGGGAAAGCGGCGGCGCTGCTGATGGGCAAGCAGGGTGCTACCGTAATTGCCCTGAGCCGCACCGACAAAGAGATCAACGAGACGGTGGCGGAGATCGAGCAGCAGGGTGGCAAAGGCCTGGCCCTCACCGCCGATATTGCCAACGCCGACGATATGAAGCGCGTTTGCGACACCATCGATCAGCAGTTTGGCCGACTCGACATCGTCTTTGCCAACGCGGGTATCAACGGCGTCTGGGCGCCCATCGACGAACTTCAACCCGAGGAGTGGCAAAAAACCATCGATAACAACCTCACCGGCACGTACCTGACCATCCACTTCGCCGTACCGATGCTAAAACGGCAGGGCGGTGCCATTGTGATTACGGCCTCGGTCAACGGAACGCGCATTTTCAGCAATACCGGCTCAACGGCCTACTCCTGCACCAAAGCGGCTCAGGTAGCGATGGCCCAATTGCTCGCGCTGGAGTTGGCCAAAGACAAAATCCGGGTGAATGTGGTTTGCCCCGGTGCCATCGACACCAACATCGACGACAGCGCCCAACAGCGTGATATTGAGCAGATAAAAGAACCCGCCGAGTTTCCGCAAGGCAGCATCCCGCTCACCGACGGGAAACCGGGAACCAGCGAGGAAGTTGCCGACCTGGTGCTGTTTTTGGTATCGGACCGGGCGCGGCACATCACCGGCACGCCCGTCTGGATCGATGGGGCCGAGTCGTTACTGATGGGTTAA
- a CDS encoding sterol desaturase family protein — protein sequence MVDLIKTYPGWGWLLMWLVHLVRYLLVAGSFYALYYGWRRHRLAARKIQPRFPKNTDLRREIGYSIATTGVFALVSLTLFLTGIRAHTLMYRDWHAYGTAYGLFSFAALILLHDTYFYWTHRAMHHPRLFRMMHLVHHKSTNPSPWAAYAFHPLEAIVEALIVPLVTFVLPLHLYTVMTFLLFMIVYNVYGHLGWELMPARWHRHWLGRWLNTSVNHNQHHQFFNGNYGLYFRWWDEWMGTTRPDYASALERVTTPKQAQKASEAVMH from the coding sequence ATGGTTGACCTGATCAAGACGTACCCAGGATGGGGTTGGCTCCTGATGTGGCTAGTGCATCTGGTGCGGTACCTGCTGGTCGCGGGTAGTTTTTACGCGCTCTACTACGGCTGGCGACGGCACCGCCTGGCGGCCCGCAAAATTCAGCCCCGCTTCCCCAAAAATACCGACTTGCGCCGCGAGATCGGCTATTCCATCGCGACAACGGGCGTGTTTGCCCTTGTTTCGCTGACGCTCTTCCTGACGGGTATTCGTGCGCACACGCTCATGTATCGCGACTGGCACGCGTACGGCACAGCGTATGGCCTGTTTTCGTTTGCCGCCCTGATCCTGCTGCACGATACCTATTTCTACTGGACGCACCGGGCGATGCATCACCCCCGCCTGTTCAGGATGATGCACCTGGTACACCACAAATCGACGAATCCATCGCCTTGGGCTGCCTATGCGTTTCATCCGCTCGAAGCCATCGTCGAGGCGCTGATCGTTCCCCTGGTAACCTTTGTTTTACCCCTGCATCTGTACACAGTCATGACGTTTTTGCTGTTCATGATCGTATACAATGTGTATGGGCATCTGGGCTGGGAGCTGATGCCGGCCCGCTGGCATCGCCACTGGCTGGGACGCTGGCTGAACACCTCCGTGAACCACAACCAGCATCACCAGTTCTTCAACGGGAACTACGGCCTGTATTTTCGATGGTGGGACGAATGGATGGGCACGACCCGTCCTGATTATGCATCGGCTTTGGAGCGCGTAACAACGCCAAAGCAGGCTCAGAAGGCATCTGAAGCCGTAATGCACTAG
- a CDS encoding WD40/YVTN/BNR-like repeat-containing protein: MNKLILTASLLALTTGSYAQKKARKTPANVPVGIGATSASDRLLGAAQRVKSAQASLLQNLPVKSIGPTVMSGRVVDLAINPQNPNQFYVAYASGGLWRTDNNGISFTPMFQNEAVMSLGAVAVDWKGPNTDGHTIWLGTGEANASRSSYSGVGCYKSTDGGRTWQHLPGLEETHHIGKIALHPSNPNVAWVAAVGHLYTDNPERGLYKTTDGGRTWKKTLYTDTKTGAIDVDVDPTNPQVVYAAMWHKERKAWNFVESGQTSGLYKSTDGGDTWALLSGGQSGLPKDDKTGRIGLTVFPGNTQTLYLILDNQAARPEKKDDSKAVVDARKITKDRLRVISKDDFLKAEDSFIADYLEEQNFPERYTPATLKELVRTDKIKPIAILEYTDDANSRLINAEVIGAEVYRSDDGGQRWRKVNRDYLDGLFNTYGYYFGNIWVAPNDANKVVIAGVPVVGSDDGGQTYHSMDLDNVHSDHHALWINPANNKHQILGNDGGINITYDSGKTWFKANTSAVGQFYAVAVDMAKPYNVYGGLQDNGVWTGPSTYRADYDWFGSGRYPYKNLVGGDGMQVQVDWRDNNTVYTGFQFGNYFRINKATGEMKRLSVPTQVGEARLRWNWQAPILISRHNQDVIYFGSNRFHRSLNRGDDFKTMSGDLTKGPREGDVAFGTLATIDESPLRFGLLYTGSDDGLVHVSKDGGNTWTNITAGLPQDLWVSRVAASAHDEGTVYVALNGYRNDHFNAHVYVSTDYGQTWRAIDQTLPAEPVNVVREDPKNPNLLYVGTDHGLYASLDRGKTFMPMGKDLPAVAVHDLVVHPRDSELLIGTHGRSLYTANVEHLQQLTDSLLSKPLHLFALKAITANSRWGRKDSPYEAPASYSVDLPYLAKSAGPTTATLKTLNGLTMRTLTDTTEAGLNYLRFDYAVDTTQRATYLTYLNEARKKDEKPVDLTLADDKKLYIRPGKYRLTLTQNGQSVSRDLEIKAPERRSRRPATFASPDEFEQWREEEGEEGK, encoded by the coding sequence ATGAATAAACTAATACTAACGGCTAGCCTGCTGGCGCTGACAACGGGCAGTTACGCCCAGAAAAAAGCGCGCAAAACCCCCGCCAACGTACCTGTCGGCATCGGGGCTACCTCTGCTTCCGACCGCCTGCTGGGGGCTGCCCAACGGGTCAAGAGCGCACAGGCGTCCCTGTTACAAAACCTGCCGGTCAAATCCATCGGGCCAACGGTTATGAGTGGCCGGGTGGTCGATCTGGCCATCAACCCGCAGAATCCCAATCAGTTTTACGTGGCCTATGCCAGCGGTGGGCTGTGGCGCACTGACAACAACGGCATTTCGTTCACGCCGATGTTCCAGAACGAGGCCGTGATGTCGCTCGGGGCGGTGGCCGTGGACTGGAAAGGCCCGAACACCGATGGACACACGATCTGGCTCGGGACGGGCGAGGCCAACGCCAGCCGGTCGAGTTATTCGGGCGTAGGCTGTTACAAAAGCACCGACGGCGGACGTACCTGGCAGCACCTGCCGGGCCTGGAAGAAACCCACCACATCGGGAAAATCGCCCTGCATCCCAGCAACCCCAACGTGGCCTGGGTAGCAGCGGTGGGCCACCTCTACACCGACAACCCCGAACGCGGCCTCTACAAAACCACCGACGGCGGACGTACCTGGAAAAAGACGCTCTACACGGATACCAAAACCGGGGCCATCGACGTCGACGTTGACCCGACGAATCCGCAGGTTGTCTACGCGGCCATGTGGCACAAAGAGCGGAAGGCGTGGAATTTTGTGGAAAGCGGCCAAACGTCGGGCCTGTACAAAAGCACCGATGGCGGCGACACCTGGGCGCTGCTCTCGGGCGGGCAGAGTGGCTTGCCGAAAGACGACAAAACGGGCCGAATCGGCCTGACGGTCTTTCCCGGCAATACCCAGACGCTCTACCTGATCCTGGATAACCAGGCGGCTCGTCCTGAAAAGAAAGACGACAGCAAGGCCGTGGTCGACGCCCGGAAGATCACCAAAGACCGGCTGCGGGTGATCTCGAAAGACGACTTCCTGAAAGCCGAAGACTCGTTCATTGCCGACTACCTGGAGGAACAGAATTTCCCCGAACGCTACACCCCCGCCACGCTGAAAGAGTTGGTCAGGACGGATAAAATCAAGCCCATCGCTATCCTGGAATACACCGACGACGCCAATTCGCGGCTGATCAACGCCGAAGTGATTGGGGCCGAGGTCTACCGCTCCGACGACGGGGGGCAACGCTGGCGCAAGGTCAACCGCGACTACCTCGATGGCCTGTTCAACACCTACGGCTATTATTTCGGCAATATCTGGGTGGCGCCCAACGACGCCAACAAGGTGGTGATTGCGGGCGTGCCGGTGGTTGGCTCCGACGACGGGGGCCAAACGTACCACTCGATGGATCTGGACAACGTCCATTCCGACCACCACGCGCTCTGGATCAACCCCGCCAACAACAAACACCAGATTCTGGGCAACGACGGCGGCATCAACATCACCTACGACAGTGGTAAGACCTGGTTCAAAGCCAACACCTCGGCGGTGGGGCAGTTCTACGCCGTGGCGGTCGATATGGCCAAACCCTACAATGTCTACGGCGGCTTGCAGGACAACGGCGTCTGGACCGGCCCCAGCACCTACCGGGCCGATTACGACTGGTTTGGGAGTGGCCGCTACCCGTACAAAAACCTGGTGGGCGGCGACGGCATGCAGGTGCAGGTCGACTGGCGCGACAACAACACGGTCTACACGGGGTTTCAGTTCGGCAATTACTTCCGCATCAACAAAGCGACCGGCGAGATGAAGCGGCTCTCAGTGCCCACGCAGGTAGGGGAGGCCCGCCTGCGCTGGAACTGGCAGGCTCCGATCCTGATCTCGCGTCATAATCAGGACGTTATTTACTTTGGCTCGAACCGCTTTCACCGCAGCCTGAACCGGGGCGATGACTTCAAAACGATGTCGGGCGACCTGACGAAAGGCCCCCGCGAAGGCGACGTGGCGTTTGGAACGCTGGCCACCATCGACGAATCACCGCTGCGCTTTGGCCTGCTCTACACGGGCTCCGACGACGGGCTGGTCCATGTCTCGAAAGATGGCGGCAACACCTGGACCAACATCACGGCGGGCCTGCCGCAAGACCTGTGGGTCAGCCGGGTAGCGGCCTCGGCCCACGACGAGGGCACCGTTTACGTGGCGCTGAACGGGTATCGCAACGACCATTTCAACGCGCACGTCTACGTCTCGACCGACTACGGCCAAACCTGGCGGGCGATCGATCAGACACTGCCCGCCGAGCCGGTCAACGTGGTGCGCGAAGACCCCAAAAATCCGAATCTGCTTTACGTAGGCACCGATCATGGGCTCTACGCATCGCTCGATCGGGGCAAAACGTTTATGCCGATGGGCAAAGACCTGCCCGCCGTCGCCGTCCACGACCTGGTGGTGCACCCCCGCGACAGCGAACTGCTGATCGGCACGCACGGGCGGTCGTTGTACACGGCCAATGTGGAGCACCTGCAACAACTCACCGATTCGCTGCTGAGTAAGCCGCTGCACCTGTTTGCGCTCAAGGCCATTACCGCCAACAGCCGCTGGGGCCGGAAAGACAGCCCCTACGAGGCACCGGCTTCTTACTCGGTCGATCTGCCGTATCTGGCCAAGTCGGCGGGACCGACAACGGCCACGCTCAAAACCCTCAACGGCCTGACGATGCGCACCCTCACCGACACGACCGAAGCTGGCCTTAACTACCTGCGCTTCGACTACGCGGTCGACACCACCCAGCGGGCAACGTACCTGACGTACCTGAACGAGGCGCGGAAGAAAGACGAGAAGCCCGTCGACCTGACGCTGGCCGACGACAAAAAACTGTATATCCGCCCCGGCAAATATCGGCTGACGCTGACGCAGAACGGACAGTCGGTGAGCCGCGACCTGGAGATCAAAGCCCCCGAGCGCCGGTCGCGCCGCCCGGCTACCTTCGCCTCGCCCGACGAGTTTGAACAGTGGCGCGAGGAGGAGGGTGAAGAAGGCAAATAA
- a CDS encoding reverse transcriptase family protein has translation MTRQEIQKRIEELGSKQQFIIAEMTRLGFWTQHGEPIPAELVAQDAALQKELSQLLDRQRRFQSRDAMLKEMRQARMAAAKQRRIETKQRREAARKARADAWQATLATDVPYLGEGTPAALANHTADPDRLRQVGLPQFESPLALARAMGLSLSELRFLAYNRAVSTVSHYKRFHLIKKSGGKRLISAPMPRLKKAQLWVLENILSKVQPTEQAHGFRAERSILTNAQPHVGKDVVINIDLKNFFPTVSYGRVKGLLAKLGYSEALATVLALLCTEPDTQALQVDGKTYYVGNGSRYLPQGAPTSPALTNLLAYRLDRRLNGLAQAFGYVYTRYADDLTFSASGSGAGKANQLIWAVEQIVQGEGFVVHPDKISVRRKGQQQRVTGIVVNQKASIDRATLRRFRALLHQIGQTGWEGKTWGNPAPEADIQQVVLGYAHFVQMVKPELGRSLVASIRALIQSRPDAALAQPVEPVPATVSSTATNSAPVARPVKEWWDVL, from the coding sequence ATGACCCGCCAGGAAATCCAAAAACGCATCGAGGAGCTTGGCTCCAAACAACAGTTTATCATCGCCGAAATGACTCGTCTGGGCTTCTGGACGCAGCACGGCGAACCCATTCCCGCTGAACTGGTGGCGCAGGATGCCGCGCTGCAGAAAGAGCTGAGCCAACTGCTCGACCGGCAGCGGCGGTTTCAAAGCCGCGACGCCATGCTGAAGGAGATGCGCCAGGCCCGGATGGCAGCGGCCAAGCAGCGCCGCATCGAGACCAAACAACGCCGCGAAGCCGCCCGAAAGGCCCGCGCCGACGCCTGGCAGGCTACGCTGGCTACGGATGTGCCCTACCTTGGTGAAGGCACCCCGGCTGCGTTGGCCAACCACACCGCCGATCCCGATCGACTTCGGCAGGTTGGCCTGCCTCAGTTTGAGAGTCCACTCGCGCTAGCCCGCGCTATGGGGTTGTCGTTGAGTGAGTTGCGTTTTCTGGCCTATAACCGCGCCGTCTCGACGGTATCGCATTACAAGCGGTTTCACCTGATCAAAAAATCGGGCGGTAAACGGTTGATTTCGGCGCCGATGCCCCGGCTCAAGAAAGCGCAATTATGGGTGTTGGAAAACATTCTGAGCAAGGTACAACCCACCGAACAGGCCCACGGCTTCCGGGCCGAACGCTCGATTCTGACCAATGCACAGCCCCATGTGGGCAAAGACGTGGTAATTAACATCGACCTGAAAAACTTCTTCCCCACCGTCAGTTACGGCCGGGTGAAAGGGTTGCTGGCTAAACTCGGGTATAGCGAAGCCCTGGCTACGGTATTGGCCCTGCTTTGTACCGAACCCGACACGCAGGCGTTGCAGGTGGATGGTAAAACGTATTACGTAGGCAACGGCTCCCGGTACCTGCCTCAGGGCGCGCCCACCAGCCCCGCGCTGACCAACTTGCTCGCCTACCGCCTCGACCGCCGCCTGAACGGCTTGGCCCAGGCGTTTGGCTATGTCTACACCCGCTATGCCGACGACCTCACCTTCTCGGCGTCGGGCAGTGGAGCCGGGAAGGCCAATCAACTCATCTGGGCAGTGGAACAGATTGTGCAGGGTGAGGGCTTCGTGGTCCACCCCGACAAGATTTCGGTGAGGCGAAAAGGGCAGCAGCAGCGCGTGACGGGCATCGTAGTCAACCAGAAAGCGAGCATCGACCGGGCCACGCTACGGCGGTTTCGGGCATTGCTGCACCAGATCGGGCAAACGGGTTGGGAAGGTAAAACCTGGGGAAACCCCGCTCCCGAAGCTGACATTCAGCAAGTCGTACTGGGCTACGCGCACTTTGTGCAGATGGTAAAACCCGAATTAGGCCGGTCGCTTGTGGCCAGTATTCGGGCGCTCATCCAGAGCCGACCTGACGCTGCGTTGGCGCAGCCCGTCGAACCCGTACCGGCGACTGTTTCCTCAACGGCGACCAACTCAGCTCCTGTTGCCAGGCCGGTCAAAGAGTGGTGGGATGTCCTGTAG
- a CDS encoding low temperature requirement protein A, with protein MADSDEKTRNVPTLRSTETTGERRTSWAELLNDLAYTAIVMQLAMRLSTSLELVNVLEFLLLYVPVWWLWNGQTHYATRFDNVDDIVHRLLSSAQLIGLFILGASISKATEERSMVYALAYASVRAILLIDYARAWWYIPETRPYVQVIGIGFSLSMCVWIGSIWVEPPYRYGLWALALLIELGTPLTSGGKLHVDFPPDVRHLPERYGLFTLLVLGQAVTGVVTGLSGSVFFPNTIIAAVLGGVIIVGLWWAYFDRLDDDAVRKLTEHRDGDEPASQPAIRRYTIWLYTHLPLTLALTGYGVAIAKAIEAVDQPELPRPVHHLLIGSVATYLFAEAVISLTTLHSGPSHVSFQRGILVRVGAGLVLIGVGIFAKLGALALLLVISGVITVLILSDQLSPEAPESTERVESGMGK; from the coding sequence ATGGCCGATTCCGACGAAAAAACACGCAACGTACCCACGCTCCGCTCTACCGAAACGACCGGGGAGCGACGTACCTCCTGGGCCGAACTGCTCAACGACCTGGCCTACACGGCGATCGTGATGCAACTGGCTATGCGATTAAGCACTTCGCTGGAACTGGTCAATGTGCTCGAATTCCTGCTACTATACGTACCCGTCTGGTGGCTGTGGAACGGGCAAACGCACTATGCCACCCGGTTCGACAACGTCGATGATATCGTGCATCGGCTGCTCAGCAGTGCCCAACTGATCGGCCTGTTCATTTTGGGAGCGTCGATCAGTAAGGCAACCGAAGAACGCTCGATGGTGTATGCGCTGGCTTATGCCAGTGTGCGGGCCATTCTGCTGATCGACTACGCCCGAGCCTGGTGGTATATTCCCGAAACACGCCCGTACGTTCAGGTTATCGGAATCGGGTTTTCGCTATCGATGTGCGTCTGGATTGGATCGATATGGGTGGAACCGCCCTACCGTTATGGCCTTTGGGCACTGGCGTTGCTGATCGAACTGGGCACGCCACTCACATCGGGCGGTAAACTGCACGTCGACTTTCCACCCGACGTGCGTCACCTGCCCGAACGGTACGGGCTGTTTACACTGCTCGTGTTGGGGCAGGCCGTAACGGGCGTAGTAACTGGTCTGTCGGGTAGTGTCTTCTTTCCAAACACGATCATAGCTGCCGTGCTGGGTGGTGTCATCATCGTTGGATTGTGGTGGGCTTATTTTGACCGGCTCGACGACGATGCCGTGCGCAAACTGACCGAACACCGCGACGGCGACGAACCCGCCAGCCAACCTGCCATCCGTCGGTATACCATCTGGCTGTATACCCACCTGCCACTGACGCTTGCCCTGACGGGCTACGGCGTGGCTATCGCCAAAGCCATCGAAGCGGTCGACCAGCCCGAATTGCCCCGTCCTGTCCATCACCTGCTGATTGGGTCGGTCGCTACGTACCTGTTTGCTGAGGCCGTCATCAGCCTGACCACCCTGCATTCGGGGCCGTCGCACGTCAGCTTTCAACGGGGTATACTGGTCCGCGTTGGCGCGGGTCTGGTGCTGATTGGGGTAGGCATCTTTGCCAAACTGGGAGCGTTGGCGCTGCTGCTGGTCATCTCGGGGGTAATCACCGTGCTTATCCTCAGCGATCAGCTGTCGCCCGAAGCGCCAGAGAGCACTGAACGCGTCGAGAGCGGCATGGGCAAGTGA
- a CDS encoding RNA polymerase sigma factor, translated as MYVSSTAHQPLTDELVIQHYFTTRPNYCFELLYNRYQQKVYRRCLSMTRDADLAQDYTHDIFIRMFSRLDKFQGRSSFSTWLYSIAYNYVLDQLRLTKRLPTGQLDEAYDYPGFRNDDGAETLEASLQQLGKALGSISSQDASILRLKYQDGLDVRQIGSQLNIQESAVKMRLKRSRDRVKRLCEVAY; from the coding sequence ATGTACGTTTCTTCTACTGCCCACCAGCCACTCACCGACGAACTCGTTATCCAACACTATTTCACGACCCGGCCTAACTACTGTTTCGAACTGCTGTACAACCGCTACCAGCAGAAGGTATACCGCCGCTGCCTGTCGATGACCCGTGATGCGGACCTGGCGCAAGATTATACGCACGACATTTTCATCCGCATGTTTTCCCGGCTGGATAAATTCCAGGGTCGCTCATCCTTTTCGACCTGGCTGTATTCGATCGCCTACAACTACGTGCTCGATCAACTGCGCCTGACCAAACGCCTGCCGACAGGCCAATTGGACGAAGCGTATGATTACCCTGGCTTCCGCAACGACGACGGCGCCGAAACACTGGAAGCGAGTCTGCAACAATTGGGTAAAGCCCTCGGCAGCATCTCGAGTCAAGACGCCAGCATTCTGCGGCTCAAATACCAGGATGGCCTCGACGTGCGCCAGATCGGTTCGCAGCTGAATATTCAGGAAAGCGCCGTGAAGATGCGTCTCAAACGCTCACGCGACCGGGTGAAGCGCCTGTGCGAAGTAGCTTACTAA